Within the Candidatus Poribacteria bacterium genome, the region AGTCCATTAAACAGCGGTTTAAAAGTCTGCAGAATACGATGTTGATAAATCGGGTTGACGATTTCACACGCGCCATCAGCACCTTCCGCGATTACGCCATAAATTGAGAGTTCATTCATGATGTCATTGTCCAAACTGAAAGGTAAACCTCTTTCATAAGAGGCAATCCGCATGAGGATTTTCTCAAACCGACGGTCTCTACGGATATTGGTAAGCAGGTGATCGACATTCGTGTTTCGCTCGCGGAGGAGCCGCCTATGTGCTTGAAAAAAGTGACTTAACGCAATCGTTTCGTTTTTACGGATGTCCATCTCCTCAGTGAGCATCTGTGCGCAGCGATTAACGAGAAAGGGCTGTCCCGCAGTCTGTTTGTGAATAAAAGTGATAACTTCAGGTGTGAAGGCTTGTCCTACTTCTTCGGTATACTGATCAAGTAGTTCACGGACTTGCGCGAGTGTAAAATTCGGTAAGTGGAACTCATCTTGGATATTGAAAGGCGAGATTGATCGGTCATAGTTAAGCTGCGTGATGTTCTTGACACCAACAATGCCAACACTATAAGGACACCGAAGACTGGTGCTATCAAGGTAAATGTAACGGAGTGAATGAAGGAAGCCGCGAACCGCGTCAGGTGGAATTGCATCAAACTCGTCGATGATGAGAACAACTTTTTGAAAACTATTCTGTTCTGGTAGAAAACTGACGAGCTGCGTAAAGAACTCCACCATTGAAACCCGATCTGTTACGTCTGTCTTATCCAAAAATTGGCTTAGTGTTTTAGAGGGTGTGGTCCCACGTTTCTCGAACACGCGCTTAATTTTCTCACGAAGTTGTCCATAGAAAGCTCGATAAAAATCCGAAGCGGGATAGTCAACATACAACTCAAAATTCAGTTGGATTGGGAAATACCCTTCAGCCATGAGAACGTCCATGGCACTGCGGAAGAGCGTCGTCTTGCCGGTCTGTCGGGGCGCAAAGAGGACGATGTATTTGCCTTGCTTTACGCGGTCAACGAAGTCCTCAATTTCTTTGGTTCGGGAGACGACATAGTTCTCTTTAGGATTTACGGGACCTTGGGTTCCAAACGTTTTCATTTTTTTTCATCACTAATATTTTTAGGTGTTTACGATGTCTTCAGCAAAATAATCGGAATCTACGCGCTTGATTTCATAAGTTTTCGTTGTTGAAACACCAACGTTGTGGTCAATCATCAGCTGTGCAAGTTGGTTTCCATCAATGAGGATAACCTTAGAGTCCCTGGAGTCAATCGTTCCTGTCCACTTTTACTCAGGGATCCCCTTTCATCTTTGGTAAGCGAAAAATGTTTAGTAAGCATATTGATAATTTTCGGACGAAGATATTCCTGACCGTGAATTTATTTTCCCAGTTCACCATAAAAGCATAACAAACTTAATCTATTTGTCAAGCGTTTATTGCAAATGATACATCTCCTGTATCACCTTAAGGATGTTTGGGGCATCAGAGAGATAGTGGGTTTTTGTCTGTTCTATGAGTTCATCCGGAACGCCGTGTAATGCTTCAGCGATGGGACCAGCGATAGCAGCAAGAGTATCCGCATCGCCGCCGAGAGAGATGGCGTTACGGATTGCATCTTCAAAACTGACTGATTCCAACGCACAGGTGATTGCCTGTGGTACCGTCTCTTGGCAAATTTCATTGAAAGTATAATCCGGCCGAATGTCGTCGATTGTCTGTGTTAAGTCATACCCACAGTCGACGGTGATAATCTCGCGAATCGTCTCTGGTGTCACGCCTCGATACGCGAGCCAGATGGCATAGGTTGTTGCCCGCGCGCCTTTTATGCCCTCCGGGTGATTGTGGGTGATTTCGGTTACTTTATTGGTGGCGGAGAGCGCAGCTTCCAGATCGTCACGGTTCAAGAACGCCGCTGGTGAAACGCGCATCGCCGCACCGTTCCCGTAACTGTTATAAGGTTCCGGGGAATCCGCATAAATCCATCCGCCAAACATGCCGCCGTAACCCCGCCCTGGATAACGCTGACACCATGCCTGCATCGTTTCTGCTGGCGGCAGATCGTGCAGCAGTATATCCGCGACAGCGATGGTACATACCGAATCATCTGTGAAAAAACAGTCATCATCAAAGAAAGGAAAATTTTTGGTTTTAATCGGATGCCATTCATAGATGGAACCGACGATGTCGCCTATAATCGCACCTAACATGTCCTCTCCTTTGTGTTTGGCAGAAAAAAATAGAAAATCTACTTAGCGATATGCTATACTATTTTGGCGTATAGGTAATATTATACCATATTTAGCTGATCGATAGCAGATTAAATCGAAAAACTGAAAAGAGGACAGATGCAGCGGATTCTTTTCACCGTTTGTGGAATATTATTGCTATTATTGGGCTGCGGTTCGGATGAAATGCCTGAATCGATGGAAGTCATACCAAACTATTTCCCTGATGCAGTCGGAAGTCGATGGGTTTATCTATATTCTGACGGCATCCAAGGGGCAACTGAGGTTAACGACGAAATAAACATTGATGGCAAGAATTATCGAACCCTCAAGGAAACACCACCAAATGCGGAAACTGATTTCGACCTGTTGAAACCTATATCCTATCGGGTTACAGAGAATCAGATTCTTTTCGCTATAGGTGGAGAGATAGACCATTATGTTCAAAACGAAATCCCGGCTTCAGTACAAGATGACTTCACCGGTTTGGACCTGAGTGTTACAGTGGAACCTATCTCCTCACCTGAACTGGTCTTTCTGCAATTTCCACCGAGTCCGAGTTTCCAGTGGGATGCCCTTAATATGCAGATTAACGGAAGTATCATTTTACAGAACATCGCACTTCTTCAGTTCCCTTTTGAGGTAGTTATTCGTATCACGGGTGAGGTCGTCGCCGAAGGTCCTCTCGAAACGCCTGCCGGAAACTTTGAAAAAACCTATCAACTCGAATACCAGACAGAAATCACACAGACGCTTTTTTCAGAAACGAAAACGACGGCGCATAGCCAGACAATATGGTTTGTGCCGCATGTCGGTATTGCGAAAACAGAAAATGAACTCGGAGGGTCGGAGTTGATTGAATATTCCGTAGAATGAAAGTTATCATTTTAAGCGACAACAGACCGGGACACTATAAGCAATCTTTAGGGATTGTGCAAAAATTGCCTGAATGTCAAACGGAATATCTTGAGATACACTTCAGGCAGAAGTGGCTCGATAATTTCTTGCGGGTCTTTATGTGTGTCTTCGGTGGGATGTCGCTTCCCACGTCGCTTATCCGCGTGCTTCTCCAGTGGAGTCTTACTCCGGAAAGTTACACTACCCTTGCCCATCTCCAAACCGCTGACGTTGTTCTCTCAACCGGATCATCTGTGGCAGCTGTCAACCTACTTCTTGGCAAAATTCTCCGCGCTAAAACGGTTACATGTCGGCGACCTTCGCCAATAGGTACTCGCTATTTTGATCTGGCAATCCTCCCGATGATCTCATGGCAGCGTGCAAAATCTAAAAGCAATATCTGCCAAACGATAGGTGTGCCGAACCCGATTTCACCAGATACATTAAAATCCGAACGGCAACGACTGAAACAGGAACTTAACCTACCAGACTGCCAGCGTATCGGCATACTCCTCGGTGGAACGGACCGGCACGAGACAATCACGACAGCGGATGCGGTAAAACTCAACGATATTTGTGAAACAGCCGCAGCGGAAATGAATGCACAGGTATTGATGACAACCTCTCGTCGAACACCGCCAGATGTCGTAGCGAGTTTGTCCTCAACACTGAAGGACACCGATTGGTGTCCGCTAT harbors:
- a CDS encoding AAA-like domain-containing protein, giving the protein MKTFGTQGPVNPKENYVVSRTKEIEDFVDRVKQGKYIVLFAPRQTGKTTLFRSAMDVLMAEGYFPIQLNFELYVDYPASDFYRAFYGQLREKIKRVFEKRGTTPSKTLSQFLDKTDVTDRVSMVEFFTQLVSFLPEQNSFQKVVLIIDEFDAIPPDAVRGFLHSLRYIYLDSTSLRCPYSVGIVGVKNITQLNYDRSISPFNIQDEFHLPNFTLAQVRELLDQYTEEVGQAFTPEVITFIHKQTAGQPFLVNRCAQMLTEEMDIRKNETIALSHFFQAHRRLLRERNTNVDHLLTNIRRDRRFEKILMRIASYERGLPFSLDNDIMNELSIYGVIAEGADGACEIVNPIYQHRILQTFKPLFNGLENDYFSEDNGDDFIDYLTPDGVIEMGTLLENFQGFIARAGFRILQVPDTPQEYVGQHLLYAYLEQLVHSVGATIFLETQTGRGRIDLIIVHNQRKYIVETKIWEGDRRYQTGKKQLAAYLKLERAKEGYYVVFDHRNNPTSRLETETIDGLKIQSYVIPVLQERPSAV
- a CDS encoding ADP-ribosylglycohydrolase family protein — its product is MLGAIIGDIVGSIYEWHPIKTKNFPFFDDDCFFTDDSVCTIAVADILLHDLPPAETMQAWCQRYPGRGYGGMFGGWIYADSPEPYNSYGNGAAMRVSPAAFLNRDDLEAALSATNKVTEITHNHPEGIKGARATTYAIWLAYRGVTPETIREIITVDCGYDLTQTIDDIRPDYTFNEICQETVPQAITCALESVSFEDAIRNAISLGGDADTLAAIAGPIAEALHGVPDELIEQTKTHYLSDAPNILKVIQEMYHLQ
- a CDS encoding ELM1/GtrOC1 family putative glycosyltransferase → MKVIILSDNRPGHYKQSLGIVQKLPECQTEYLEIHFRQKWLDNFLRVFMCVFGGMSLPTSLIRVLLQWSLTPESYTTLAHLQTADVVLSTGSSVAAVNLLLGKILRAKTVTCRRPSPIGTRYFDLAILPMISWQRAKSKSNICQTIGVPNPISPDTLKSERQRLKQELNLPDCQRIGILLGGTDRHETITTADAVKLNDICETAAAEMNAQVLMTTSRRTPPDVVASLSSTLKDTDWCPLFVTPDGPSELADPYQAILSLSDLLIVTADSFSMVCEAASSGCPVIVLMLSKEKASLPNRHKVYRYMEEQGIVRRCRPDNLAQYIVSTLTSDVRPSPLQDTEIAARAINSLITGNSSKK